The following DNA comes from Alienimonas californiensis.
GTCGCTCGGCGACATGGTCGTCCACCACCAGCGCCCGGAGGGCCGGTCGCCCCGCCTCCCCGGTGACGGTCCGGCTCGCCTCGGAGGGTTCCCCCTCGGACGGGGGCGGGGACGCGGCGGGCAGTTCGAGGCCGACGTTCGTGCCGGTGGGCGTGGTGTCCAGCGTCACGCGGCCGCCGTGGTGTTCGGCGACGCCCTGCACGACCGCCATCCCCAGCCCCGTGCTCCGGGCGGGCGGCCTGGCGGTGACGAAGGGGTCGAACATCTGGTCGCGGATCGCGGCGGGAACGCCGGGGCCGGTGTCGGAGACCTCAAACCGCACAAAGTCGCCGGCCGGCACCTCGGGCGGCGCCACGTCCGCCGGGACGCGGCGGGCGGCGAGCGTCAGTCGGCCGCCCCCGCGGGCCTCCATCGCGTCCCGGGCGTACAGGCAGAGGTTCAACAGGGCCTGTTGAAGCTCCGCCCGATCGGCGTGCACCGTGCCGGGGGGCTCGGGGACGTCGTTGAACCGCAGGTCGATCTGATCGCCGAACAGCGGCCGGATCAGCGAGAGCAGTTCGCACAGCTCCTCCCGGGGGTCGAGCGTCGTCGGCGCCGCCAAGGGTTGGCGACTGAGGTTGAGCAGACGGTGCGTCAGCGTCGAGGCCCGGTCCGCGGCGGCCCGGATGCGTTCGAGGTCCGCGACGAGCTCCGGCGTCGCCGCCCCACGGTCGGGGGCGCCGGCGTGGCGGGAGATCGTATCCAGCAGGTGGCGGAACTCCTGGGCGACGCCGCCGGTCAGAGCGCCGAGCGTTTCCCGCCGGCTCCGGCGGCGGATCGTTTCGCCCAGCACCCGCAGTCGGGCTTCGGCAAGGCGACGGGCCGTGCTGTCGGCGTAGGTTCCCACCACGCCGACGATCGCCCCGTGGTCGTCCCGCAGCGGCGCCTTACGAATCTCCAGCCAGCGTTCGCCGCCTCGCGGCGACGTCGCCGCTTCCACGACGATCGCCTCCGGTTGGGCGTCGGCCAGTAACGCCGCGTCGTCGCTTCGCAGCCCCTGAATCGGCCCCGCCGGCCACGGCAGTTCCTCGTCGGTGCGACCCGCCACCTCCTCCGGCCGGGCGACGCCCGCGTCCTCCGCGAACGCCCGGTTGCACCCCAGATACCGCCCGTCGGCCGTTCGCCAGAAGACCCGCTGGGGGAGTTCGTTCAGGACCGACTGAAG
Coding sequences within:
- a CDS encoding hybrid sensor histidine kinase/response regulator codes for the protein MGTDPTEPPAPPPPAPGRAAHGRAADRQEVDGCVLQSVLNELPQRVFWRTADGRYLGCNRAFAEDAGVARPEEVAGRTDEELPWPAGPIQGLRSDDAALLADAQPEAIVVEAATSPRGGERWLEIRKAPLRDDHGAIVGVVGTYADSTARRLAEARLRVLGETIRRRSRRETLGALTGGVAQEFRHLLDTISRHAGAPDRGAATPELVADLERIRAAADRASTLTHRLLNLSRQPLAAPTTLDPREELCELLSLIRPLFGDQIDLRFNDVPEPPGTVHADRAELQQALLNLCLYARDAMEARGGGRLTLAARRVPADVAPPEVPAGDFVRFEVSDTGPGVPAAIRDQMFDPFVTARPPARSTGLGMAVVQGVAEHHGGRVTLDTTPTGTNVGLELPAASPPPSEGEPSEASRTVTGEAGRPALRALVVDDHVAERLVTARGLTKQGFECRTAQNGREALELLDAGLECDVVVTDLQMPELNGRALCRKLLERPRRPGLIVLSGSLDARLHEGLEELGVDRLFFKPMGSRELARAAAEVVAARAAS